The Engystomops pustulosus chromosome 7, aEngPut4.maternal, whole genome shotgun sequence DNA window acatgcaggatatcgggtgcacgatcttagtgaatcacggcacagtgcattccggtcagacaatgcacattgggtgaactcctctggacgggtaagtaaatgtgcccctttgggtGGAATTTATGAGGGCCCCAGTTTTTTAGGTGCAATCACTGTTATGTGGCCAGGAATTGAACCAATTTCCTCCATTACACAaactccacaccaagtgggcgtAGAGAGGTATGAATGAGGCGCAGCCGCCGAAGGGCGTTCCAGGTACTGGCAGAGGCTAAGGCGAGACTCGGCATAGAACTGCCCGTTGGCGCAAACCTCAGCTACAATTATCAGGAATCCGCAGCCTCCTAATATAATAGGTCCGatgcatacaaaaaaaaaaaaaaaaagcagtattacaaaaaataaaaacatcaaaTTCATTTTTAGGAGCAAAAACATTTTAGAAACTCCCAAATACCAAAGGAAGCGCGTCATGGAAACTTTCTGAGAAAAACTAAATTCTTGTGAGCCGCTGCTCTAGTTCCAGATGGGATCTGCTCATCACATGCCGGGGAGGATTGTGCTTCATCCAAATACACAAAACGGACTATGCTCCCAACTCAGACACAAGGTCATCCTGCTCTGCTAGCGCTCAGCCCCCACTGCATGTCCACAAACAACCCCCCCACCTCTGTACAACACACTGGATCCACCTCCATAATGGCAGCAACACACAGACCGGCAGCAGCCACCATGTATGTGCCATCACTGCTCCTCCTTATAAGTAAGTATAATCATAATTACTTACCAATACAgtgtattatggtagttatactgttgtacatagggggcagtattatagtagttatattcttgtacataggggcagtattatagtagttatattcttgtatatagggggcagtattatagtagttatattcttgtacatagggggcagtattatagtagttattttcctgtaaatagggggcagtattatagtagttatattcttgtacacaggtggcagtattatagtagttatattcttgtacacaggtggcagtattatagtagttatattcctgtacatagggggcagtattatagtagttatattcttgtacatagggggcagtattatagtagttatattcttgtacatagggggcagtattatagtagttatattcctgtacatagggggcagtattatagtagttatattcttgtacatagggggcagtattatagtagttatattcctgtacatagggggcagtattatagtagttatattcctgtacatagggggcagtattatagtagttatattcttgtacatagggggcagtattatagtagttatattcttgtacataggaggcagtattatagtagttatattcctgtacatagggggcagtattatagtagttatattcttgtacatagggggcagtattatagtagttatattcctgtacataggggcagcattatagtagttatattcctgtacatagggggcagtattatagtagttatattcttgtacatagggggcagtattatagtagttatattcttgtacatagggggcagtattatagtagttatattcttgtacataggaggcagtattatagtagttatattcttgtacatagggggcagtattatagtagttatattcttgtacataggaggcagtattatagtagttatattcgtgtacatagggggcagtattatagtagctatattcttgtacatagggggcagtattatagtagttatattcttgtatatagggggtagtattatagtagttatattcttgtacataggaggcagtattatagtagttatattcttgtacataggggcagtattatagtagttatattcttgtacatagggggcagtattatagtagttatattcgtgtacatagggggcagtattatagtagttatattcgtgtacatagggggcagtattatagtagttatattcttataagaTTGGCTATAAACAATTTTTATTCTTCTTGTTTCAGTTCTGACCACAGAAATTGTAGGTAAGTGTACATTTTCCTATATACTGTAATGTAATAGCAGAGCTGTGCACTCTCTCCTGACATGTTACATATAACCTTGTACCCAGAATCCTGGAATTCGGTTGTTGTCTGTGATGTCGGGCAGAGGCCGTGATTCAGGCCTGAGAGACACAAAGATAAGCAGCAAACCAGGATTGAACACAGAAGCCGCAGTGTCCTGTTAAAATGTGATTATTTGTTAAAAGTGCAAATATGTCACATATGTAGGTCAATTGTACGGAGACTCCCTGGTGCCAGAACATTTTCTTATGGCTCTATGTTTTTGGGCTGAGTTTTGAGTCCATAAGAAGTTCCTCCAGATTAGTCCATGTAGTATTACCATAGTATATTCTTATCTTCCGGTACCAATTCTAACATAGTATTATATTCAGATGCCAGTTGAAGACCACAACATGGCCGTCTCCTCTGTTCTATCTCCAGGAGCTGTCCTCAGCCCCGTGGTGTCATTCAACCCAGACTGGAACAAAATCTTCACGGGAGAATCCATCAATCTGACCTGCGACACGGACTCTTCTGCTGAAGATGTAACATATGAATGGTTCAAAGATGGCTACTGGATACACTCAGGGAAAACCTTCACAATATCTTCTGCTCAGACGTCCAACAGCGGAGGCTACCAATGCCAGACAAGTGCTGGAGATCGGAGTGACTCAACCCGACTAGATGTCCACCATGGTGGGTAGTACCATCATATTTTCCCCATATAGATGAGGATCCTGTAGACCACTCCGAAGGTGTcatctatgtgacatcacaggtcgcCACCTCTTAAAAACGTGATGTCAGCCTAGGGTCAAGAGACACCATAGACAAAATAGTCAAATATGGTCAGAGCAAGCAAGAGTCAATCTCGCTGTAGGCCCCGGTAGGCGTCTTTTATTAGAAGTAATGCCTGGATGGACACTAAAGGTCAGGAGGTCAACGACGGGCTTTAGTTCCAATGTATGATGTGGGGATCATAGGAAACAGCTGGTATACGGAAAGGAAAAAAATACATGTCGAGGAAACTTGTGAATTATTGATTTGGTGGGTACCAATTAAGGTGGGTACAAGTTTACAACATCTGTAAATCAACATGTAATTTCAGATAGATACGATGCTATCTCCAACATGCCCCACCGATGCCTAGTCTTTCtttggtggctgtagacagcctgggcccagaataccggagtggctggcttgtgCGGCCTtgagcacgctgtggtcacggtgctcggTATTGGGACCGAAggatgggcctacagcctggcaagtctccagcaggtggtgtgtgcaagaaatatagagggagaggctgctatagcggttctccctggggcaacgcctgaggtgtatatgggagtccctggatgatggaggatggggagtccATGATGGTGATGCAAcctgatccagggattacatggaggcacgttgtgcaaatcttacagttctttattcaacttcaaacggcaggcaacggccaaacagtagcagcagattcagcaagctggaaggttggtggagatagctggtccactaGAAGATTGCTTGCAGCCTtttagtagcttcaggctgggctggtaaagatggagccgagtctGAATCATGGACATCTGCTCTCTGGTCTtaatctcctgacttgccctgggtgctaggcagtgcCCTGAGGCACCTATGGTTCTTGAGCTGCACTTTCCTCTGTTTGATTTtctgacatgtgctccaagatggagtctctgctCTCACAGCATAAGGTTTGACTCTGACTGAGTCTGCAGACTATGTGCTCCAGCCCACcatgggtttatatactcccttggtcaggtggtagcacctctccaatcagtttccagcttgctttacaatattacaaagaatatcattggacaataaaaTTTGGCATGCTTatctcttgccttaccaggcagtagctTAAAGATGCAAAAACTAAGTCCTCCTAGCAGTAGCTTCTGAATGAGTTGAGCAGGCTcttcagatagatcctgacaaggagagggcgctattcgcaacaaccaccttgcctctgcattggcaggggtgttgcatatgtaaaAGGGTTGGGCCATACTGTTACAGTTTCTGCAAAAAAAGAGGGACTGAAAGTTCCTCTTTACATGGCGCACCAGTGGGCTGGTCTACCAGCAATCGAATTAACATTTGAGAGACTTTCTACCCAATCGCTGGGGTCCCAACAGTCAAAATTGTAAAATCTGTAGGAAAACCACTTGAACTGGGCACAACAATCTCTAAATGTATTGCTTTATAGATGGGATATGCCGTAGATGCCTCTGGGTCTTCTGTCCTTCACAAGATTGAAGCTTTGTTTGTGACCACTAGGAGAAGCCGCTCAACTTACTTAGGAATCGGCAAGCCCACTCGGCTATAACTCTCACATATACCAACCTCTGATATTTGAGCTCCATTCACAAGACAGGTGGTAGTAGCCAAAGTGCAGTCTACATCAGTCAGGTGATTGGAAGATGTATACGACTCCTCTGATGTGCTCTCAGTCTGCATTGGATGTTATGATAACTCCTTTCATGTTGCCTTTCAGGCTACGTCATCTTACAGGCATCTCCACATGTCTACGAAGGAGACAACCTCACCTTGCGATGCCACCACTACCCTGGACATCCAGCAGGACAGACTATATTTTACAGAAATGATGCAGTCATAAAAAGCTGGGGTCCGGAGGACGAGTTACTTATCGAGAAGGTCGACATGACGTCCAACTCCAAATACAAGTGCACAAAGCAGGTCAACCACCACCTCCTCTACTACCAGCACTCAGACGAAACCTCAATTTCCGTTCAAGGTAAATTATGGCCCAAGGTTTAGAATAAAAATGTAACCTTAATATTATTTTGCTTTATTATTTTGCTATATTAGGTCACTAGCCTACATATGGAGCTATCTGCTGCAGACGTCGCCCATGACTATTTTTGCAGATGGCTCCACAGAGATCTTAAGGATAACCTTAAGGATAACAAGTTTTGACTATCCACTCTTAATTACCAACATACCCTAAGAGAAGACTCTGAGACTCTTGTCACATTAATAATTTATTTCACCCTATTCATAGTCCTGAAACGGTGATCCAGCCCTGCACCTCCAGTGGGGCTCTTGGTCTCTGTTATGGTAGGATTGAGCAGGGACAATTACGGTAATACCTACAGAGACCAGGAAAACCCACGGAAGTTGGATCATGGGAGTAAAAACAAGTtaagtacattggggcacatttactaagggtctgtaggACGCATTTCCTTCGGGGTTTAgctaatttttctgttttgccctgaattgccccaggattttgtcgcGCACAATCAAACTGtgacgcatcggcaccggctttcatgcgacacaaatcgggggtcggtccgtcgaacaacccgactgattcggaccaaatgcggaatttaactttcaaaattgtgtctcaagacaatgcacttacatgcaccgggaagaagaaggtgaactccggcggacctcagcgggggaagcgacacatggcggaaattggacgcacaatcttagtgaatcgcggcagacccaaatcctcgtcagacattcaggatcggcggcgtcaatgggacgggtaagtaaatgtgccccattgtatctgaaGGTTCAAAAGACCCAAAATGCATTTAAATTTATTTtggaaaaaatcaaaaaaattcattttaaataaaattgtacTGACTCCTAAACtgtcaacttttttattttgcatcATCTCATAATGTAACCGCTTACTTCCAAAAAAGTAACCTTTAAACCACAAAAACAGGAAGTTATCAGTATCGGTTTGGGTCTACAAGAAATTCTTAGCATCCTATGCATAGGTTGGAGGAGGTAGATGCATATAGATGAAGGTACCTATAACAATCCATATTTTGCAATCTCATTACTGATCATAATCTCAACCTTTCTCCACCAGAACTAATTCCACTCCCGACGTTAAGAACGAGTTCACACTCAGCGGCAGGCGGTGACCGTGTGACCCTAACATGTCAGGCGAGGCTCAGTCCCCTCCGGCAGAGCACCGAATTACAGTTTGCCTTTTACCACAATGGAGAGAACATCCAGGAGTTCAGCCTATCCAATAAATATGAGATTCCGTACATGAAACAAAGTAATTCCGGGGATTATAAGTGTGAAATTGCGGCAATGAATTACAGACTGAAGAAGATGAGCGCAGCAATAACCCTACACGTGGAGCAGCGTGGGGACTCTGGTGAGTGCATAAAATATAGCATCACATGCAGAACACAACGCCAAGTGGGCAGGAGATCTGATAGGAGATCTTCGGGATAGAAATTACATTTTACAAGTTGCCCAATTGTCAATTTGTACTCACAATTTTCCCGTTCTTTCCATTTTTACTCCTATTTTAACTATTTGTATACGCAGTTCAACGCAAACAATTGCATCTCAGTAGTGACGAGTGGACCCTTTGAAATACAGGTCTGGTTGAGTTTGGCCCGAACCCAAATTTTAAGATTCTGTTCGGGTCTTGGTTTGGGTACCAAACTCATACCGAAACCAGTAACACATGCTCCTCCTGCGTAATCAGGGAACGACGATCTTCCAAAAATGGCGGCTCCTTCAGCAATTTCACTGTTGCTGGTGACTCTGCAAGCAGTGATGACTGATTTAACACCCTTAGGCTACCCCTTaatgcacacgaacgtatgggggacgtatataccgcCGACGCATATACGGGCgatatatgtcccctatacatTGCTATGGACTCACAGCGCacaatgggagcggtacggtgcagcacacatgcggcaccgtatcgttccataccccgtagaaagataggacatatcccatctttctacggaatacggtGCCGtacgccatatattcctatggagaggggcgggggagagcggtgtgaatgtagccttaatgaagGCAGAAGTTGAGCCCTGAACTTTGTTAGAACCCAAACTTTGCCGTGCGCGTCTGTTCCAACACTAAGGAGAAAGGGATCCCTCTGTCGATCCTTGTTGTACCTGTTTGGCCAGGTAATGGAGTTTATTAATTTATAAAACATTAATGGCCAAAAATTCTGTTTCTGTTTACAATCCCTTTCAAATTTTGTAACAATTTGTCCTGTAACTCGAAATAGAAATAATAGTAAAgcaaaaagaagttaaaaaaaaaaaacagacaacccTAAATTTGATATCACTGTTGGCCTATGAAAGAAAGTCAACACATTAGTTAATACCCAACGTTAAAGGCGCAAAATTTACAATTTCCCAATGTCctgtaaagagttaataaaagttaACCGATAACTTTGTAACTTTTAACTAAATACGAATAGATCCGGGGGGGAAAATTCAAGTTATCCTATAaaaaaacaagcctcatacagctgtAGTGATGTAAAAATTTGTAATACAAGTATAATCCTAATAGGTAAAAAAtgtagtttttgtttgtttttctttttacattttcccAACATACCTGCCGGCACATCCCCCAACTTTATAGACaccgaaagagggacaaaagtcctatccccacacagtataatgggggtcatttactaagggccagattcacgctttcccgacgtgttacccgaatatttccgatttgcgacgattttccctgtattgccccgggtttttggcgcacgcgattggattgtggcgcatcggcgccggcatgcacgcgatggaaatagggggtgtggccgaacgaaaacccgatggattcggaaaaaccgcagcatttaaaaaaaaaatgcatttaaaaaaaccaagtaaaggatggtgcactccggcgggcctcggcggacttcagcacagcagcgacacctggtggacgttggtggaactgccttagtgaatcgccggaagacctgaatccagcgcagacaacgtaccgctggatcgcgaatgggctggctaagtaaatctgccccaatatctcaaaGTAGCCCCCACGCATAATCCCATGGAAGGcctagacaatgggggtcatttactaaggacccgattcgcgttttcccgacgtgttacccaaatatttccgatttgcgccgattgtacatgaattgccccgggattttggcgcacgcgatcggattgtggcgcatcggcgccggcatgcatgcgacggaaatcggggggcgtggccgaacgaaaagccgacgtattcggaaaaaccgccgcatttaaaaaacaaaaaagtgtcgctcgggaagcgcttaccttcacctggtccgaggtggtgcattccggcgcgttcagatgattttcagcgcagcagcgccacctggtggatggcggaggaactaccttaataaaacccagccggacccgaatcctgtgcagagaatgcgccgctggatcgcgaatgggccgggtaagtaaatgtgccccaatatattactTGTCAGGATCTGAGGTAATGGATCCTCTGTAGCACCGCGGATgatggcgtaagccgacacctgggagcggaatctaagaGGCACCTGGTttacaccagagcccaccacaaagcgggttggacttgctgcggcgtaccACCAGGTCGGGCAACAAGCGCGACTTTGCTTGCGGTGGTAGCCAAGGCgtggtacaaagtcgtgaggcagaattgtggtcgggaacaggcaagaggtcaggacaCACAGCGCGGAGTCAAAGTCGGGAtcggaatcggggtcacaatgggaaatcagcagacaggcacaagGCAATTGCaacaagctttctctcaggcatgaagcacaaagatccggcgggaaaTGCAGGAAGTGGCGGGCTTTTATAAAATtccaggaaatggccagcaccaattagcggtgtgctggccctttaaatcttcatgcGCCCTAGGTGGCTGCCGGAtctggagcaggagccaggataggtaaggaagtgtgggggggggggagctgggggCCGGAGCGTAGCATGGGTGTACCCACGACCTGAGATGTGACCACCTTATGGAATAATTACATTTCCAGCACCTTTCCCGCCTCTCTCCTGTGACCATCCACTTAAATCCCCCCCAATATGGCCCCTAAATTTAAAATCCCCTCAAGGTGTTGCCCACCATGATTCCTCTCTATCTTGTCCACCTTCAACCATGTTTCTAGAAAATTGAAATACAAAATGAGCCTAATACTCACAGCAATCCTCTGCCGCTGCTGTGTGTGGCTCTGAAGACAGAAggagtgatgacatcatcacatggcgcCTGCTCCTGAGCCGCACACAGCAGTGGCACAGGAGCCAATGCCAGGTAGAAATTACAATCCAGACCCCTTGCCCCCCAGGACTTGCTTTGATGTATAATAAACAGATGATTGGCTTAGACTCCACCCATGTGATCTTCTGATTCCAAAATTATATTTGTCAAcggaatttttctaaatttacaGACACTTAATATTATTCCCTGTAAATCCCTCTGGTAATTTTCTCTCTCTTGTAGAGCTCTTTAATAATTCGGGGACAGAAGTAACATCTACACCAGGTGATTTTTCTTATTTCCCTAAAACCATGAATTAAAGGCGGTGGCCAGGATTATTGATGGTCCATCCTCAGGCTAAGCCAACGCTCCTGGATTGGTGGCGGCATTAATTGGGATCATCTTCCAGTCTAGGGAAGTTGGGATTGGATAAAGGTTCTTGTCAATCGGTTGGATAATTGTGGATATTCGCGTAGAGTTCGGAGGTTTTAGTCATTTATTGTGACTATTTTTCTGTTGCTGTTTTTTCTTAAAGGGTCGAGTCACTTTATCACAATCGTTTCGGTGACGTCCCTGGTCTTAGTCCTGGCGCTCATCGTCACCATCGTGGTCATCCTGTACAGAAAAAGACACGTCCTGCCTGGTAACCACCACCAGCCAACCCGAGGTAATGGGTActaacccccccacacacacacacaaaaaacccCAAAAGTAGTTTGGCTTACTTTGCTAAAATTTCATGGCGATAAAAATTACCCAGTGCATATCGGCTGTACTAGATCCATCGCCCGAAGTTGAGTTGGAGTATGGAGGCCTCAGg harbors:
- the LOC140069332 gene encoding high affinity immunoglobulin gamma Fc receptor I-like isoform X2; its protein translation is MLPTQTQGHPALLALSPHCMSTNNPPTSVQHTGSTSIMAATHRPAAATMYVPSLLLLIILTTEIVGAVLSPVVSFNPDWNKIFTGESINLTCDTDSSAEDVTYEWFKDGYWIHSGKTFTISSAQTSNSGGYQCQTSAGDRSDSTRLDVHHGYVILQASPHVYEGDNLTLRCHHYPGHPAGQTIFYRNDAVIKSWGPEDELLIEKVDMTSNSKYKCTKQVNHHLLYYQHSDETSISVQELIPLPTLRTSSHSAAGGDRVTLTCQARLSPLRQSTELQFAFYHNGENIQEFSLSNKYEIPYMKQSNSGDYKCEIAAMNYRLKKMSAAITLHVEQRGDSGSSHFITIVSVTSLVLVLALIVTIVVILYRKRHVLPGNHHQPTRVACGDPDTEMQNIYTDPDVEIKWQNSSLPPNYPHQNDLGTKKDFILC
- the LOC140069332 gene encoding high affinity immunoglobulin gamma Fc receptor I-like isoform X1; the protein is MLPTQTQGHPALLALSPHCMSTNNPPTSVQHTGSTSIMAATHRPAAATMYVPSLLLLIILTTEIVGAVLSPVVSFNPDWNKIFTGESINLTCDTDSSAEDVTYEWFKDGYWIHSGKTFTISSAQTSNSGGYQCQTSAGDRSDSTRLDVHHGYVILQASPHVYEGDNLTLRCHHYPGHPAGQTIFYRNDAVIKSWGPEDELLIEKVDMTSNSKYKCTKQVNHHLLYYQHSDETSISVQELIPLPTLRTSSHSAAGGDRVTLTCQARLSPLRQSTELQFAFYHNGENIQEFSLSNKYEIPYMKQSNSGDYKCEIAAMNYRLKKMSAAITLHVEQRGDSELFNNSGTEVTSTPGSSHFITIVSVTSLVLVLALIVTIVVILYRKRHVLPGNHHQPTRVACGDPDTEMQNIYTDPDVEIKWQNSSLPPNYPHQNDLGTKKDFILC